One Acinetobacter sp. SAAs474 genomic window, TGTTCTTCGAGGTTTAATTCCTCAAATGAAAGCACTCCAACCGTATAGCGATTTTGGAAGTCCAAGTTATCTGCTAATCGTTGGGTTAATTCAGGATCTCCACTCAGTAAAACTGCACCTGGTCTATCCCGATCTTTGCCAAGTAGGTAGTCAATTGTTGCGCCTGCACTACCACCTCCCTTATTTCCCAAAAATTTAACAATCATAGTTGGCTAAGATTCCTTGTAGTTGTTCTCGAATGACTGCCAACTCTGCAAAGGCTCTAAGTTTTTCTATATCAGATTCCACAGTATTTACTTGTCTAGCAATCTGATTGAGGTTGCCACCAATACGCCCTAAAGCTGCTAAAAGTTGAGGATCTGCCGCTTTATAATTTCTTCTTTTATTTGGCTTCTCATCTAGACAAGTATTTCGAATCCAAGTCGCAAGTTCTCCTCCAGTCATTCGTTCAAGTAAGGCTTGATGTTCAGCTTCGGTCAAACGGACTTTGATCTCTTTTTGTCTTTTGATGATTTCTTTCTTCGTCATGACTAAATCTGCTTCAGGAATAGGGTCGGCTTTTTTTGTGAGGACAAATTGCCAAGTTAAGGCAATTTACCGCAACAGAAAAAGGCGAAAAGAGGGTCAAGGGATTCTTCCCTTGCAAGGCACAAAAGGTAACTCTATCGAAAACTTTAGTTTTTGTATAGAGTACCCTTTGTGTGTCCTTGCCCTTTTAAAAAAAATAATAATAATTAGCCCAATATCTGTCTATTGTTAATAAGTGCTAGAATTGTATTTAAGAAGATTTGGATTGAAAAAATGATTAGCTTAAAACAGCTTATTAATGAGCAAGATGAATTCAATATTTACATTGATGAAAAAGTAGAAGCATTAAGGAATCATCAAACTTATTTAAACAAACTGATTCCTGAAGAATTAGTTAAAACTGGTCTTATATATACACAAGTAGAAAAAAATCCTAACAAACACATTTTTACCTATTCTGAATTAAAGATAGAGATAGAAACTAAAAATCCTGTTGATGAAAAAATTCCTTTATCACAAGCTGTATCAGAAAGATTAAAGATAGAGATTTCTATAAATCGCAAACTAAACTCTATAGCTAGAAACTATTCAATCTTAGATAGAACTAAATATAAAACTGAACATAAAGAAAATGGAACTTATCGTTATAGTGTCCATGCTAACGAAGAATCAGATAAAAACTTGTTTGATGTTTTAGAAAGAATATTTAAACATGAAGCAAAAGAACCTATGGAAGATAAAGACTTGCCCTTTTAATTAAGGGCAAGAGCTGATATCTGATTTAGGCTACTTGGTACACTTGTAAATAATACCGACAACCCAATAATCAGTGCAGGATAATAAACAAGTTTCAAAGGAATTATCATGGCTAGCTATGATGTTGTAGAACAAACACCTGAAAATATCGAAGAGTTAAAAACGCTAGCAGCAACTAAAACAAGTTATCAAACTCGCTTAACTGCTATTCACCAATTACGCAAGTATAAGTGCCGTCAAAGCATTGATATTTTGTGGCGATTGATGATGCAAGATAAAGTTTACGCTGTTCAAGAAGAAGCCTTTCGAGCACTTCAACGCTTCGATGAAAAAGTTAAACTTCCTCGTAAGCAAAAAGGACACCTTGTTAAAGATATTAACAAACGCCTAGAGAAGGTTAATAACTCATTTAAAGGTGATTCTTGTACCATTGAAGAATTTAAAGAGCGATTTAAAAGCCTTTATCCAACTGAGTTTGATATTTATTCATTTGAGAAAAAAGGAAAAATGGATTCTTGGATTAAAAATGTATTAGCTTCCTTACCAAGTAATCCTCCAGCTCCTAAAAAAGATATTGCTTAAAGCTGCAACCATTTTTGAATGGAAGTCGGACTGACTTCCATTTTTTTTGCAATTTTACGAATACTAAGCCCATTTTTTCTTAAAACTTTGGCTTCTTCTCGTCTATTTTCAAACTGATCTGATCTAGCTTTCCCACCTAAAGCACCTTTCCTACTTTGTCTATCTATAAATTCTTGATAGCAGTAAGCATCTTTCTTCCAGCA contains:
- a CDS encoding plasmid mobilization protein gives rise to the protein MTKKEIIKRQKEIKVRLTEAEHQALLERMTGGELATWIRNTCLDEKPNKRRNYKAADPQLLAALGRIGGNLNQIARQVNTVESDIEKLRAFAELAVIREQLQGILANYDC
- a CDS encoding HEAT repeat domain-containing protein, producing MASYDVVEQTPENIEELKTLAATKTSYQTRLTAIHQLRKYKCRQSIDILWRLMMQDKVYAVQEEAFRALQRFDEKVKLPRKQKGHLVKDINKRLEKVNNSFKGDSCTIEEFKERFKSLYPTEFDIYSFEKKGKMDSWIKNVLASLPSNPPAPKKDIA